In Streptomyces sp. NBC_00433, a single genomic region encodes these proteins:
- the thiS gene encoding sulfur carrier protein ThiS yields the protein MTITVHVNGVARTVDAPVALDTLVAALTSAPSGVAAALNDTVVPRTRWSATPLADGDRVEVLTAVQGG from the coding sequence ATGACGATCACCGTCCACGTGAACGGCGTGGCCCGCACCGTCGACGCCCCGGTCGCCCTCGACACCCTGGTCGCCGCCCTGACGTCCGCTCCCTCGGGTGTGGCCGCCGCCCTCAACGACACGGTCGTCCCGCGCACCCGCTGGTCCGCCACCCCCCTCGCCGACGGCGACCGGGTGGAAGTCCTCACCGCGGTCCAGGGGGGCTGA